Proteins from one Lachnospiraceae bacterium KGMB03038 genomic window:
- a CDS encoding metallophosphoesterase translates to MKEEYMKRFKILAGSLALLAFFENLRELHGFQVTEYAIASEKLADLKEEAKILFLSDLHNHRYGKENEWLLAAVRKTAPDLILIGGDMLVGKNGHPVGPALEFVKKLPSIAPVYYANGNHEQRMKEHPDRYEESYFEYKEALEDAGAVFLENQTVECPLKGAGLRLTGLEIPMDGYTRFHKRELEQSEIKERIGACDTKEFSILLAHNPSYIEEYARWGADLILSGHFHGGLVRLPGIGAVLSPSFQLFPPYSGGRYREGNQEIIVSRGLGTHTFHIRLGNPAEAVLLRLRGTSRDCDGKASGNTCAKGENPV, encoded by the coding sequence ATGAAGGAGGAATACATGAAACGGTTTAAAATATTGGCGGGGAGCTTAGCTTTGCTGGCCTTTTTTGAGAATCTCCGGGAACTTCATGGATTTCAGGTCACAGAGTACGCGATTGCCTCAGAAAAGCTGGCGGATCTGAAGGAAGAAGCAAAGATTTTGTTTTTAAGCGATCTGCACAATCATAGATATGGAAAGGAAAATGAATGGCTGCTGGCGGCAGTCAGAAAGACAGCGCCAGATCTGATCTTGATCGGCGGGGATATGCTGGTAGGGAAAAATGGACATCCTGTTGGACCTGCTCTGGAATTTGTGAAAAAACTTCCTTCCATTGCCCCGGTCTATTATGCCAATGGGAATCATGAACAGCGGATGAAGGAGCATCCAGACAGGTATGAGGAATCTTATTTTGAGTATAAGGAAGCGTTAGAAGATGCCGGGGCAGTATTTCTGGAGAATCAGACGGTGGAGTGCCCTTTGAAAGGAGCCGGCCTTCGCCTTACGGGATTGGAAATCCCGATGGACGGCTATACACGTTTTCATAAGAGGGAATTGGAACAAAGCGAGATCAAAGAGCGGATCGGAGCCTGTGACACAAAAGAATTTTCTATCCTGCTGGCCCATAATCCATCTTATATAGAGGAATATGCGCGGTGGGGAGCGGATCTTATCTTGTCCGGGCATTTTCACGGAGGACTGGTGCGGCTGCCAGGAATCGGCGCGGTACTGTCCCCCAGCTTTCAATTATTCCCTCCGTATTCCGGCGGCAGATATCGGGAAGGAAATCAGGAGATCATTGTGAGCAGGGGCCTAGGAACCCATACGTTTCACATTCGTTTGGGCAATCCGGCGGAAGCTGTTTTGCTCCGGCTGAGAGGAACATCCCGGGATTGTGACGGGAAAGCTTCCGGGAATACTTGTGCAAAAGGAGAAAATCCTGTATAA
- a CDS encoding segregation/condensation protein A, producing MGIPVKLQVFEGPLDLLLHLIDKNKIDIYDIPIVEITNQYMEYIRAMEKEDLNVMSEFLVMAATLLDIKCRMLLPKEVKEDGEEEDPRQELVEQLLEYKMYKYMSYELRDREVDGQRALYRAPSIPEEVQEYVEPIDMDALLGDLTLSRLNHIFQDVIRRQADKIDPVRSKFGRIEKETVTLSQKMEDIREFARKSKTFRFRQLLSSQSSRTQIVVTFLAILQLMKEGAMQTRQEQPFDDILITWKAAD from the coding sequence ATGGGAATTCCGGTAAAACTGCAGGTGTTTGAAGGTCCGCTGGATCTTCTTCTGCATTTGATCGATAAGAATAAAATTGATATCTATGACATCCCGATCGTGGAGATCACCAACCAATATATGGAGTATATCCGGGCCATGGAGAAGGAAGATCTGAATGTGATGAGTGAGTTCCTGGTCATGGCGGCCACCCTGCTGGATATTAAGTGCCGGATGCTCCTTCCCAAGGAGGTCAAAGAGGACGGAGAGGAAGAGGATCCAAGGCAGGAGCTGGTGGAACAGCTCTTGGAATACAAGATGTATAAGTATATGTCTTACGAGCTGCGGGATCGGGAAGTGGACGGACAAAGAGCCTTGTACCGGGCGCCTTCCATTCCGGAAGAGGTGCAGGAATATGTGGAACCGATAGATATGGATGCGCTGCTGGGGGATCTGACGCTGAGCCGGTTAAATCATATTTTTCAGGATGTGATCCGCAGACAGGCGGATAAGATCGATCCAGTGCGCAGTAAGTTTGGCAGGATCGAAAAGGAGACGGTAACACTCTCTCAGAAGATGGAAGATATCCGAGAATTCGCCCGTAAGAGCAAGACTTTTCGTTTTCGGCAGCTTTTGAGCAGCCAAAGCTCCAGAACGCAGATCGTAGTTACATTTCTGGCGATTCTGCAGCTCATGAAAGAAGGGGCGATGCAAACCCGGCAGGAACAGCCTTTTGATGATATTTTAATCACATGGAAGGCGGCGGATTAG
- the scpB gene encoding SMC-Scp complex subunit ScpB, with translation MEIKKLEGAIEAILFTMGDSVELSKIAAAVEHDENTVRKIIHQMMDKYEAEDRGIRIVELEDSFQMCTKTEMYEYLIRVAKQPRKYVLTDVLLETLSIIAYKQPVTKLEVEKIRGVKSDHAVNKLVEYNLVCEAGRLDAPGRPLLFQTTEEFLRRFSIHSIDDLPGLNPEQMESFKTEAEEEVQLKLDI, from the coding sequence GTGGAGATTAAAAAACTGGAAGGCGCGATCGAAGCGATCCTTTTTACCATGGGAGATTCAGTAGAACTGAGCAAGATTGCCGCCGCCGTGGAGCATGATGAGAACACGGTACGAAAGATCATCCATCAGATGATGGACAAGTATGAGGCGGAGGACAGGGGAATACGGATCGTAGAATTGGAAGATTCTTTCCAAATGTGCACCAAGACGGAAATGTACGAATATCTGATCCGGGTAGCCAAACAGCCGCGGAAATATGTTCTGACAGACGTGCTTCTGGAAACTTTGTCGATCATTGCTTACAAACAGCCGGTAACAAAGCTGGAAGTCGAGAAGATCCGGGGAGTGAAATCAGATCATGCGGTCAATAAGCTGGTGGAATATAATCTGGTCTGTGAGGCCGGAAGGCTGGATGCGCCGGGACGTCCGCTTTTATTTCAGACGACGGAAGAATTTCTGCGAAGATTCAGCATCCATTCCATTGATGATCTGCCGGGCCTGAACCCGGAACAGATGGAGAGTTTCAAGACGGAAGCGGAGGAAGAAGTCCAATTGAAATTGGATATCTGA
- a CDS encoding D-alanyl-D-alanine carboxypeptidase — MADRIKKAIGIGVLLICLAAAQVFAPAQPVCIPAYARESQDEPSNLYAQCAVLMDGGSGRILFGKNETQVRPMASTTKIMTCILALEQMEEGQTAVVSDYAASQPKVRLGVKGKEEYAIWDLLYALMLESYNDSAVVIAEGISGSVEEFAGLMNEKARELGCKDTHFVTPNGLDGEDEGGVHATTAADLARIMRYCISQSPKKEEFLQITRTKTYQFTDCSGKRSFTCTNHNAFLDMMEGALSGKTGFTAEAGYCYVGALAQGDRTFIVALLACGWPNNKSYKWSDTRRLMEYGLANYEYQEIQVDPEIREIPVDGGADQEAPFAKEAWVKAGLPQPESFQILLGKQEQVEIREEYRRSLQAPVETGETAGKVLCMLDGEKIREYEVVTLEASGERSFGWCLEEIVKRWAL, encoded by the coding sequence ATGGCGGATCGAATAAAAAAAGCGATAGGGATCGGAGTGCTTTTGATATGCCTTGCGGCCGCGCAGGTTTTTGCGCCCGCGCAGCCAGTCTGTATTCCGGCATATGCCAGGGAAAGCCAAGACGAGCCTTCAAATCTTTACGCCCAGTGCGCAGTCCTGATGGACGGCGGCAGCGGGCGTATTTTATTTGGGAAAAATGAGACTCAGGTTCGGCCCATGGCCAGTACCACTAAGATCATGACCTGTATCCTGGCGCTGGAACAGATGGAAGAGGGCCAGACAGCTGTCGTATCGGACTACGCCGCCAGTCAGCCAAAGGTTCGGCTTGGGGTGAAAGGAAAAGAAGAGTATGCCATCTGGGATCTTCTCTATGCCCTGATGCTGGAATCGTACAATGACAGCGCGGTTGTGATCGCGGAAGGCATCAGTGGGAGCGTGGAGGAATTTGCCGGGCTGATGAATGAAAAGGCCAGGGAATTGGGGTGTAAGGATACTCATTTTGTGACGCCCAACGGTCTGGACGGAGAAGACGAAGGAGGCGTACACGCCACTACGGCCGCGGATCTTGCAAGGATCATGCGTTATTGCATCAGCCAGTCGCCAAAGAAGGAGGAGTTTCTTCAGATCACCCGAACGAAGACGTACCAATTTACAGACTGTTCGGGGAAACGCAGCTTTACCTGTACCAACCACAATGCCTTTTTGGATATGATGGAAGGGGCGCTGAGCGGAAAGACGGGTTTTACCGCTGAGGCGGGATACTGCTATGTGGGGGCCCTTGCGCAGGGAGACCGGACATTCATTGTGGCTCTTCTGGCCTGTGGATGGCCTAATAACAAGAGTTATAAGTGGTCGGATACCCGCAGGCTGATGGAGTACGGACTGGCAAATTATGAGTATCAAGAGATTCAGGTAGATCCGGAGATCCGGGAGATCCCGGTAGATGGCGGAGCAGACCAGGAAGCGCCCTTTGCGAAAGAGGCGTGGGTGAAGGCGGGCCTGCCACAGCCGGAAAGCTTCCAGATCCTTCTTGGGAAGCAGGAACAGGTAGAGATCCGGGAAGAATACCGCCGATCTTTGCAGGCTCCCGTAGAAACGGGCGAGACGGCAGGAAAAGTGCTGTGCATGCTGGATGGAGAAAAGATCCGGGAGTATGAAGTGGTGACGCTTGAAGCATCCGGGGAGCGAAGCTTCGGGTGGTGCCTGGAAGAGATCGTTAAGAGATGGGCGCTGTGA
- a CDS encoding YbaK/EbsC family protein, whose protein sequence is MAIDKVKAYFRQYGMEERVREEATSSATVEEAAATLGCGPERIAKTLSFHQGDRAVLVVTAGDQKIDNKKYRQQFGCKAQMLKFEEVEPLVGHGVGGVCPFAVNEGVDVYLDVSMKRFETVFPAAGSSNSMIELTIEELETYSRSKGWVDVCKER, encoded by the coding sequence ATGGCAATCGATAAGGTAAAAGCATATTTTCGTCAGTACGGCATGGAAGAAAGAGTGCGGGAGGAGGCAACCTCCAGCGCGACAGTTGAGGAAGCGGCGGCTACATTAGGCTGCGGGCCGGAGCGGATCGCGAAAACCCTTTCCTTTCACCAGGGAGATAGGGCGGTGTTGGTGGTGACCGCTGGAGACCAGAAGATCGACAATAAGAAATACCGGCAGCAGTTTGGATGCAAAGCCCAGATGTTAAAATTCGAGGAAGTGGAGCCTTTGGTGGGCCACGGCGTAGGAGGAGTCTGTCCTTTTGCGGTCAACGAAGGAGTGGACGTGTACCTGGATGTTTCCATGAAACGGTTTGAAACGGTGTTTCCGGCGGCGGGAAGCTCTAACAGCATGATCGAGCTTACCATAGAGGAATTGGAAACATACAGCCGGTCGAAAGGCTGGGTCGATGTGTGCAAAGAGCGGTAA
- a CDS encoding helix-turn-helix domain-containing protein: MCAKSGNPMEKNTLKENAVHGTQNYPYAEYSFDGKEDFQVPLHWHKEAEIIFMKEGRYKVTVNAEQYSGEAPAMFFVGSGEIHSLRMERGTVETAVVFSPQILESASYDSIQHTILTPWMEGKLKVSSFLAPGDAMWAETLCLYREIWQAAKEKEIGSYLRLKAGLFRLLASLYEQERMIRIDHGKEEDPERIEPLKKVLGFVRQNYSRRITADEIADVAGMNTQYFCRYFKKHTGRTLTEYVNDVRVSQAARLLAQTQDKILNIAVQCGYENAGYFINRFRRCKGMTPSEYREWMKKSK, encoded by the coding sequence ATGTGTGCAAAGAGCGGTAATCCAATGGAAAAGAACACGTTAAAAGAAAACGCGGTCCACGGAACGCAGAATTATCCTTACGCGGAATATTCCTTCGATGGGAAGGAGGACTTCCAGGTGCCGCTGCATTGGCATAAAGAGGCGGAGATTATTTTCATGAAAGAGGGCCGTTATAAAGTGACGGTCAACGCGGAACAATACAGCGGAGAGGCGCCGGCCATGTTCTTTGTGGGGAGCGGGGAGATCCATTCTCTGCGTATGGAGCGCGGAACGGTGGAAACGGCGGTAGTATTTTCCCCTCAAATACTGGAATCCGCTTCCTACGACAGTATTCAGCATACCATTCTCACGCCTTGGATGGAAGGAAAATTAAAGGTCTCATCTTTCCTGGCTCCAGGAGATGCGATGTGGGCAGAAACGCTCTGTTTGTACCGGGAGATCTGGCAGGCGGCAAAAGAGAAAGAGATCGGCTCATACTTAAGGCTGAAGGCGGGATTGTTCCGGCTTTTGGCCAGCCTTTATGAACAAGAGCGAATGATCCGCATAGACCATGGGAAGGAAGAGGACCCAGAGCGGATAGAGCCTTTGAAGAAGGTGCTGGGATTTGTCCGCCAAAATTACAGCCGCAGGATCACGGCAGATGAGATCGCGGATGTGGCGGGGATGAACACTCAGTATTTCTGCCGGTATTTTAAGAAGCATACGGGCAGGACGTTGACGGAGTATGTAAATGATGTGCGGGTGAGCCAGGCGGCGCGGCTGCTTGCCCAGACCCAGGATAAGATCTTGAATATTGCGGTCCAGTGCGGTTATGAAAACGCGGGGTACTTTATCAACCGGTTCCGCCGCTGCAAGGGAATGACGCCTTCTGAGTACCGGGAATGGATGAAAAAGTCAAAATAG
- a CDS encoding alpha-glucosidase: MERKWWQDKVVYQIYPKSFNDGNGDGIGDLKGIIEKLDYLKDLGIDLIWLSPIYQSPFVDQGYDISDYYKIAEEFGTMEEFDLLLEEAKKRGIGIVMDLVVNHCSDQHEWFQKALADPEGEYADYFYFRKGKDGKAPTNYRSYFGGSTWEKIPGSDKYYLHVFAKEQPDLNWENPVVREKIYEMVNWWLDKGIAGFRIDAIINIKKDLSFPEFEPDGPDGLSTVTKMIEQAEGIGEFLGELRDRTFAPHQAFTVGEVFNVEEDELEEFVGENGYFCSMFDFGPHILSQGEHGWYDAPEVAFGTWRDTIFHSQMDGQGKVFLSNIIENHDEPRGATRYLPPHARNADGAKMLGTVSVLLRGIPFIYQGQEIGMTNCRMKDIKEYDDLETKNQYRLAKAQGYTEEEAMEICYRNSRDNARTPMQWNAGANAGFTTGTPWLRVNDNYETVNVARQEQDEKSVLSYYRRLIALRKREDWKETFVYGSFQPAYQEEENLFGFRRTGQDRQALILANFGEEAVELKLEEQVEEVLLFNQDLPQLDGDHLKLRPCEAVVLRVKEK, encoded by the coding sequence ATGGAGAGAAAATGGTGGCAGGATAAGGTTGTTTATCAGATTTATCCAAAAAGTTTTAACGATGGAAACGGCGATGGAATTGGAGACTTAAAAGGGATCATTGAGAAACTGGACTATCTGAAAGATCTGGGGATCGATCTGATCTGGCTTTCTCCTATCTATCAGTCCCCCTTTGTAGATCAGGGATATGATATTTCTGACTATTATAAGATCGCGGAAGAATTTGGCACCATGGAAGAGTTTGATCTTCTTCTTGAGGAAGCGAAGAAGCGGGGCATCGGGATCGTGATGGACCTGGTGGTAAATCACTGTTCCGACCAGCATGAGTGGTTCCAGAAGGCGCTGGCGGATCCGGAAGGGGAATATGCGGATTATTTCTACTTCAGAAAGGGAAAGGATGGAAAAGCGCCTACCAATTACCGTTCTTATTTCGGCGGAAGCACCTGGGAGAAAATACCGGGATCGGATAAATATTATCTGCATGTGTTTGCGAAGGAGCAGCCGGATCTGAACTGGGAAAATCCTGTCGTCCGGGAGAAGATCTACGAGATGGTCAACTGGTGGCTGGACAAGGGGATCGCGGGATTCCGCATCGATGCGATCATCAATATCAAGAAGGATCTAAGTTTCCCGGAATTTGAGCCGGATGGACCGGACGGACTGAGCACGGTGACGAAAATGATCGAGCAGGCGGAAGGGATCGGAGAATTCCTGGGAGAGCTGCGGGACCGTACGTTCGCGCCCCATCAGGCGTTTACGGTGGGAGAAGTCTTTAACGTGGAAGAGGATGAACTGGAAGAGTTTGTAGGAGAAAACGGGTATTTCTGCAGTATGTTTGATTTTGGACCCCATATTCTGTCTCAGGGAGAACATGGGTGGTACGATGCTCCGGAAGTCGCGTTTGGAACATGGAGGGATACCATCTTTCATTCCCAGATGGATGGCCAGGGGAAGGTGTTCCTTTCCAATATCATTGAGAATCATGATGAGCCAAGGGGAGCCACCAGGTATCTGCCGCCTCATGCCAGAAACGCGGATGGGGCAAAAATGCTGGGAACCGTCAGCGTGCTTCTTAGAGGGATCCCTTTTATCTACCAGGGGCAGGAGATCGGCATGACCAACTGCAGGATGAAGGATATCAAAGAGTATGACGATCTGGAGACAAAGAATCAGTACCGTCTTGCCAAGGCACAGGGATACACGGAAGAAGAAGCGATGGAGATCTGTTACCGCAACAGCCGGGATAACGCCAGAACGCCTATGCAGTGGAACGCTGGCGCGAACGCGGGATTTACCACAGGAACCCCGTGGCTTCGGGTCAACGACAATTATGAGACGGTGAATGTGGCCAGACAAGAGCAGGATGAAAAATCGGTATTGTCTTATTACCGCAGGCTGATCGCCCTGCGTAAACGTGAGGACTGGAAGGAAACGTTTGTATACGGCAGTTTCCAGCCGGCCTATCAGGAAGAAGAGAATCTCTTTGGCTTCCGTCGGACCGGTCAGGACCGGCAGGCGCTGATCCTGGCGAATTTTGGCGAAGAAGCGGTGGAATTAAAGCTGGAGGAACAGGTAGAAGAGGTGCTTCTTTTCAACCAGGATCTTCCGCAGCTTGACGGAGACCATTTAAAGCTCCGGCCCTGTGAAGCGGTGGTCTTGCGGGTGAAGGAGAAATAA
- a CDS encoding sugar O-acetyltransferase, whose translation MTDKELMLKGKLYNPLGDPRLKEDFMRARRLTRIFNSLTEDEMDKRAEVIKELFGSTGERVHVEQTFHCDYGSNIYVGEDFYANYDCVIIDVCDVRIGDNVMLAPKVGIYTAGHPIDAGVRNEGLEFGAPVTIGNNVWIGGSAVINPGVTIGDNVVIGSGSVVTKDIPDNVIAVGNPCRILREITQEDREYWEKKKEEYEQLMGLC comes from the coding sequence ATGACAGATAAAGAACTGATGCTGAAAGGGAAATTGTATAATCCTTTAGGAGATCCGCGGCTGAAAGAAGATTTCATGAGAGCCAGAAGGCTGACAAGGATCTTCAATTCTCTGACAGAAGACGAGATGGACAAGCGGGCAGAGGTCATCAAGGAACTCTTTGGAAGTACGGGAGAACGGGTCCATGTAGAACAGACCTTCCATTGCGATTATGGCAGCAATATCTATGTGGGAGAGGATTTCTACGCCAACTACGATTGTGTGATCATCGATGTGTGCGATGTGCGCATAGGAGACAATGTAATGCTGGCTCCCAAGGTAGGGATCTACACAGCGGGGCATCCCATCGACGCCGGAGTGCGGAACGAAGGCCTGGAATTTGGGGCGCCTGTCACCATCGGAAATAACGTGTGGATCGGCGGAAGCGCGGTGATCAATCCAGGAGTGACGATCGGGGACAATGTGGTCATTGGTTCTGGTTCCGTGGTGACAAAGGATATCCCAGACAATGTGATCGCCGTAGGGAATCCCTGCCGCATCCTGCGGGAGATCACCCAGGAAGACCGGGAGTATTGGGAGAAGAAAAAGGAAGAATATGAGCAGCTTATGGGACTGTGCTGA
- a CDS encoding regulatory protein RecX — MVITEIEAVSRARYKIFIDGKFAFLLYKGELSRYHLAKGSDIEVETFRQIRREVVLKRAKLRALHLLNDMGRTEEQLRQKLKQNHYPEDIVRETLDYVRSFGYINDGAYARNFIETRKGKKSRREIYAKLCEKGIEKEEIDQALEECYSEEDSREAIREILEKKGWIPGEMDDKDRQKMLGFLTRKGFSYDDIRQVIQVSDWNA; from the coding sequence ATGGTCATTACAGAGATTGAGGCGGTATCCAGAGCAAGATACAAGATTTTTATCGATGGGAAATTCGCCTTTCTCTTATATAAGGGCGAGCTTTCCAGATATCATCTGGCAAAGGGCAGCGATATAGAAGTAGAGACCTTCCGCCAGATCCGCAGGGAAGTTGTCTTAAAACGCGCCAAGCTGCGGGCGCTCCATCTGCTGAATGATATGGGAAGAACCGAGGAACAGCTCCGTCAGAAACTGAAGCAGAACCATTATCCGGAAGACATTGTTCGGGAGACCCTTGATTATGTCCGGTCTTTTGGTTATATCAACGATGGCGCTTATGCCAGGAATTTTATCGAGACCCGCAAGGGGAAGAAAAGCAGGAGAGAAATCTACGCGAAACTGTGCGAGAAAGGGATTGAAAAAGAAGAGATCGACCAGGCTTTGGAAGAGTGTTATTCAGAGGAAGACTCCAGAGAAGCGATTCGGGAAATCTTAGAGAAAAAGGGCTGGATACCGGGGGAAATGGATGATAAGGACCGGCAGAAAATGCTCGGATTCTTGACCAGGAAAGGCTTTTCTTATGATGATATCCGTCAAGTGATACAGGTTTCTGACTGGAATGCTTGA